Part of the Diceros bicornis minor isolate mBicDic1 chromosome 17, mDicBic1.mat.cur, whole genome shotgun sequence genome is shown below.
atgtgcagctataacgtacaactatctactggggctttgggggaaaaaataaataaaattaaaaaattaagtctttaattgattttgaattaatttctgtGAGTGGTATAACGTAGGGgtcctttttcattcttttgcatgtgaatatcagttttcccagcaccatttattgaagacagtGTTTTccccccattgagtattcttggcttccttgccaaatattagttgaccatatatgcatgagtttatttctgggatctcagtTCTAGTCCATTGgtttatgtgtctatttttatgccagtactatacaggtttgattactatagctttgtaatatagtttgaaatcaggaagtgtgatgccttcagctttgttcttctttctcaggattgcttttgcttttctggatcttttgtggttccatacaaaatttaggattgtttttcatatttctgtaaaaaatgccattggaaacttgatagggattacattgaatctatagatggtttgggaagtgtgaacattttaatgatattaattcttccaacctatgaacacaggatatctttccattcatttgtgtcttcaatttctttcatcaatggcttatcgttttcagtgtacagatctttcacttccttcgttaaatttatgcctaagtattttgttgtttttgatgttTATTGTAAATGagactgttttctttatttctttttcaggtaatttgttgttagtgtataaaaacgcAAACTGAAAATTTTTGGATTCTAATGGTGCTCATTCTTTAGTGGGTCATCATTGCCTGTTCTTGAAATAGTATGTACGAGGAATCATTCTATTCATCTCCAAGTCACAGAGTGTTGTACCAACTCTGTAGCTAAAAGGATATGGGGCGGAATCATTTGGTAATGGCAATTTTGAGGAGTGAGTCTGAAAAATGTAAGCTGATTCTGACATCTTCTTGAAATTGTTAAACAGGGAGGGAGGCTCTGGAATAAAAAAGAAGTTAGgataatatttttcttaacaCCATTAttatcacaaatattttaaaacgtCAGTTGGAAGACCATTAAACTACTTTCAAGAGAGTACAAATGGGACCACCTACATTCCTTCAATCGGATGACACATACCAATATGGGAAGGGAGAATATCTGCAATCTGCACAGCCAGCGTGTGttgtaataacaacaataacagcaataataaaatTTAGTTAATATGGAGTCCACATATATCTTAGACCAGTTTATCCATTCCCTTCTCCCATTTATTTCCCACAAAGATATTTTCttattctcatattttctttttctttttttttttttttgtgaggaagactagccctgagctaacatccaatgctaatcctccccttttttcttgaggaagagttgcccttagctaacatccgtgcccatcctctctactttatatgggatgccgccatggcatggcttaccaagcggtgcgtcagtgcgcgcccgggatccgaacctgcgactcccccacccccccacccccccaccccgggccgctgaagcggagcgtgcgcacttaaccgcttgcgccacagggccggcccctctcacaTTTTCTTAAGATAGGTCAAGAAGTTAATAAACTACATCTCAATATACATGACAAAGAGCTGGTGAGGAGAGTACGTGTCAAAATTATCAGGAAAGAAGTTTGAAGAAAGATGCTTCTTTTTGCATCAGGGTCTTTGTCCCTTAAAGTAACTTACTAGAATTATGCAGTGGAGTTCCAGTGCATACAGCTTCATCCACAGAAGTGGGTATCTTGGCCAGTGACCTTCTTCCCCAGGTGGGTAGTTGACAAAATTCCTCCAACAGTGCTCATACTCTAAGGAAACACAAATCTTGGTTCATTCAACAATACAACAGAGaggcccggcccagtggcacagcggttaagctcgtgctctccacttcagcagcccaggtttcactggtttggatcctgggcacggacctatgcaccactcatcaagccatgctgagaaagcgtcccacatacagcaaccagaaggatatacaactgtgacatgcaactgtctactggggctttgggcaaaaaaaggaaaaaaaggaggaagattggcaacagatgttagctcagggccaatcttcctcaaaaacaaaacaaaacaaaaaatacaacagAAAGGTACTTAAAGAGATCCCAACTTAAAAATATACCACGTATAAAGCCCTCTGGTCTACTTGCCGCTGGACATGGGCTAAACTCCCCTAGAATCcctaaaaagaacaaagcagttcATTGAAGATGGTTGAGAGGCCATAGTGGCCAGAATGGAGGaaagagtcatttttttttttttaaggtagaaCCTAGCATTTTATTTCAATCTTCATTAAACTGTTGGAATTGAGAACCACACATACTAATAAACCTCCAAAAATAGATCCTGACAGGCATTCTCTGCTTAGGGCAAGCAGTCATGGAATAAGCATGTAAATAAACTGGCTTCTCTGTGGCACCCCAGCCAAGTCAGCTTTCTCCATGGCCAGCCACACCAGTTCTgcctccccccccttttttttttgaggaagattggccctgagctaacagatgttgccaatcttcctctgttttctttcctttttttctccccacggccccagtatgtagttgtgtatcctaattgtaggtccttctagttcttctatgtgggacgccgcctcagcatggcctcacgagcagtgtgtaggcccatgcccaggatccaaactggggaaccccgggcccaaagcggagcatgtgaacttaactgctacaccaccaagccggcccctgcCCTCCCTTCTGTTAACACCAACCAGACCCCCTGTAAGTCTAAGCCAAGGTTTTTCTGTAGGACACCTTGGCCTACCTGGGAACGCCGGAAACATGTTGTTAAAGGAATCATGGTGTTgacggaaaaaaagaaaaatcttttaaaagctgCCATCTGAGGTCATGGCTTCTCTGTACTTAATGCCATATCCCAGAATACAATAAATAAGCAATTAGAAAATGTTCAAGTATGAAGGGATTTCTTCCTCCCCACCAAAAGCACCGCTTTCTGAAGGAAGCTGGCTTCTCTGTAGCTATACCAGCTGTTCAGAAAGTTCATTGGACCTGGTTTTGAAAGTAAAAGTTAAAACCCTGGCACGAGTTATTGCACAGCGTGGAATACTCAGTCtttcttataaagaaaaaaaaagttatctagTACCAAAGTGTGCAACCTACAGACCCTCAGGTACCGCCCTGTGACTTCTCCGTATGACATCACAAGGGTGCCAAGTGCCTGCTTATCTAGAGCTAGGAGTTGGTGGTTTGGCTAGTGCTGAACCCATGCATAGAACTGGTTTACTAAATAAAAGCCTTGTCACGTACGTCCTCCAAACACAGATGAAAAGTAGAGAGATTTTGATTTGGTGCTGTTTAGGAGATGGCAATGAAGAGCATAAGCACCAGGGAGGAAAGGagtcatatttgtgtgtgtgtgtgtgtgtgagaggaagaccagccctgggcttacatccatacccatcttcctctactttatatgggacgccgccacagggtGCGTTGTCAGTctgcatccgggatccaaacccacgaacactGGGCCggagaagcagagcacgcacacttaaccgccttgCCACTGGGCAGGATTCAGGAGTTGTATTTTTGAtactttccttgctttgaattTCAGACCTCGTTCTTTCTGATATTATTTTGGACTTTCACTTCTGAGACTTCCAGTCTGGAGAATCAATCTTCCGGCCTAGAAACATACTCCCACAGTATCTCATAAACACTTAAGattctttatttattgtttttacctGAGAGTCTCATAATCTGGATAGTCACGCCACTGTTAATGAGATCCCTGAGCCCTTGACGGTTTTGTTGATCCATGTGGTGAAAAAGCCTTGCTACATAAATAACTAGAGTCACAGTAGGGTGTTGACTCAAAAATTCTCTAATAGCCTGGGTGCATTCCCAGCAGGGACTCCAGGACAAGAACCAGGTGATGGAGCAGCTGATGGGTGGGCTAAAATGTCTTTCTGAAgtaaatttttctataaaattgatttcaACGTGCTTGGTGGTGTTTTTGCCTGAGTATCGCCAGGTCTTATGGCTCCTGCCCCACTTGATCTCATAGAGGAGACAGGCCTCCTTACGGAGCTCTCCGGGGTTAAAGAAGGCTTCGAATTCCCAGGGTTCAATTCTTCTGCTGAAACATAAAAAGAACTCACATGTTGTCAGACAATCTTTAGAGGGAACTTAGAAATGATTTCATGCTCCCCTCTTCTATCAGGCAGACCTACAACATGACATctcaggaaacattttttttccagtctattCAAAGTTATCTGAAGACATCCATTTGAATGATCAGTGTTTCTCACAAACATGAAGAGATTTTTCTCAACTCATGTTATTTAGTTCTACACTCTCTATGCCATTGCTTGGTAGCCTTGAATTCAAGAATAAATGTGTCCCTGTCTCTCTTTTAAaggtttctaatttttctatctcACACTTAGAGGTGCCATGTTCCAATTGTTATTCCTCAATGGACTCTAACTAGATTTTCTCAGGTGTAGAAGCCTCAAATTGCCAACAAGATTCTCCTGCCAAGTCTGAGAAGAGAGTAATTTAGCCTCAGGATTCTTCCacattaacttcttttttttttttaataattttatttatttattttttcccctaaagccccagtagatagttgtatgtcatagctgcacatccttctagttgctgtatgtaggacacggcctcagcatggccggagacgtggtgcgtcggtgcacgcccgggatccgaaccccggccgccagcagcggagcacgcacacttaaccactaagccacaggaccggcccccaCATTAACTTCTGTATACCAATTCCTCATAACAAAGAAATTCAAATTGCTCTCAATGGCATCTTTAAATTTAACACTCTCTGTGTATCAAAGCTGTGACTCAGGGAAACTCGGGATTGTGCTGATGACTCTTCTTGGCAATATGGTTGAGTCACAAGCTTAATACATCCTCATATTTCCCACTCATCCCTAAAGTACCACATTCATTTATTACATAGCTCAATCCTTCCACCCATCATGAGATAATATATTTGCTGACAAAAGTCTTCTTGTTATAATGATATGTATGGAAAATGGGCATATGGTATAAAACAGGAAGATGAAATTAAAGTGACAGGTGAGTGCCCTGGACCTTTCACTAATGGCTATAAAAACGTGTGatttaaagagagaaaagcaatagTAAAACAATaatagaacaaagctggaagataatttatttaaacagaaaacaaaagacataGGAGCAAAGATATAGAAAGCAACAATCACAGAGAATGaagttggaaaaggaaaaaacatagaaTGGGAGCGTGGtaaaagaggaaaggaacaaTAAGGAAAGCTATAGTCCTCCAGCTCTTAAATACCTGTTTATTCTCGGTTGAATTAAATGCGAGCTATGATAGGAAAATTCTTACCTCAAGGTGGCATCTGCAGTTGAAGGACCTGTTGACCAAGAGATGATTATGTCAAGTAACACCCATATGCAAATCGAGCTGCTAAGAAAAAATTCTCTATTCTTTAAACCTGCAAACCATTTCAGAAAATGGAGTTAAAAGATTCTCTCCTGGATTAATCGAATCGGACCAGCTCATTGCATCAAGAAAAGCAAGATTTTAAGGGCTCTGCTGAAATCTATTTGCCCAGTTCTAAACCAGGGAATCCTCTTTAAGGCTCCAACAAGAATGATTAACTACATTGGGAAAGTCACTCCGCAGAGGCTCCTAGGTGTAATTTCTATGTGCCCCCATGGCATCCTGCACTTCCTTCGTCATAGCAAGTATCATGCCATATTATGATGGCCTATTTCCATGCCTATAATAGCACTGAATTATGAATTATGTGGATATGGATTCTGTATATCTTGCTCCAAACCCCATTACACTACTTGAAAGATGTTGGTtagcaatacatatttattgactaAATGATTGAATACACTTTACTACTATCCACTGCAGAATAACAATACTATGCAGGAaaactggatctctcatacattgctgctgggaatgtaaattggtacagccaccctgggaaacagtttggcagtttcttaggaaaaaaaaacaaactaaaaattcaactaccatacaatccagcagctGCACTCCTGGCCGTTTATCTCAGAGACAGGAAAACTTAGGTTCACACAAAAGCctttacacaaatgttcatatcagctttatttgtaatatctaAAAACTGGAATCatcccagatgtccttcaataggtgaatggttaaacaatcTGTGGTTCATCTATAccgtggaataccactcagcaatcaaaaggagcaaactattgatacatgcaccAACTTGGaggaatctccagagaattatgctgagtggaaaaaaaagccaatctcaagagtttgtatactgtatgattccatttataattttatttatttatttatttttccaccaaagccccagtagataactgtatgtcatagctgcacatccttctagttgctgtgtgtgggatgcggcctcagtatggccagagaagcagtgcgtcggtgcgcgccggggatccgaacccgggccgccagcagcggagcgtgcgcacttaaccactaagccacagggccggccctgtatgattccatttaaataacattttgcaatgacaaaattttagaaatgaggatAGATCAGTAGTTGTCAAGGGTTAGGGacggggtggggcaggagggagtCCAGTTTGGTTATAAAAGGGCAATAAAAGATATCTGTAATGTTGGAACTGTTCAGATCTGACTGTGGTGGTAGATATACAAACCTATACGGGTGACAAAATTGCATAAAACTAaatacactacacacacacatacacaaatgagtACCAGTGAAACTGGGGGAATCTGAATAAAATTGGTGGATTGCGTCAGTGTCAATAACCTGGTTGTGATATTAGTCTATAGTTTTACAAAATGTAACCATTGAGGGGAACTCAGCAAAATGTATAAGGAATCTCTCTATACTATTTCTTAAAGCTATGTGTTTTAAAGTCtgattacctcaattaaaattacaatataaTGAAAAAGTATTTGGTAGTGTGGAGAGAAGATGGGACACCATTGGCTTAATATATATATGCCTTTTAAACCACAAATcaagagggaggagaaaagatatctgcataagtgataagagtaaaaaaaaacatttgcaaagaaCATATGGAAAGAGGTTAATGATCCAGCAAAAGAGAACCAGGCTTAACTGGAGCCCAGTGGTTACTGAAGGCATTGACAGCAAAACACAGCTGCATAGAGGATCTCAAGGGTGGAAAAATCCTTCCATTGAACTACGTTAACTTGGAagtaggaagagaaagaagcaacAATCACTACCCTTAGGTAAAGAACCGAACAGTAGGGTTGCAGCAGAATTGGGAGCTGAGAAGTAAAAGTTGTTGTGGGTATGACTGTCACCTGAGTTCCCAAGGTTTCAGGGAATGGGGATAATTCTGATCCCTCCTTCAGTCAAAAGACTCCCTGGAAAAGCCAAGAGCACTGGTTGGTCCCTGTGCCCCTCAATTTGCTGTCACATGGGGCATAACACCAAGAACAGCCAAAAACAGGTACCAGGAACCAGCATATAAGTCACCCCTGGAATTTGGCAAACTACACTCTATATGGGGCAGAAGGGGAGGTTCACATATTTATTTCCGACAATTCTTAACTGAGCCTACTAAATGTTGGCACTCTTCTAAGTACAGGAACAGGGAAAAAACAATCCTTATCTTCATGTTCATGGAGCTTGTATTCTAAAGGGGgagatagaaaataagaaaaccaaTACACGTGTAAAGTCAGCAGTGACAAGTGCTATGGAAAGTACTGTAAGGGATAAAAGGCGATGGCGGGACGAGGCTTCCTTGGAGGGGTTGGTCAAGTAAGGCCTCTTTGAAGAGGATATTTAAGCAGAGGGCTGAATGTAAAGTGAAGCAAGACATGTGACCATCAAGGGAGAGCATTCTGAgaagagagaacagcaagtgcaaaggactTAAAGTGCAAAGATCGTGACGTGTTCAAAGAGCAAGGAGTAGGCTACTAGGTGGGAGAGATCAAGACATACAACGGTAGGAGATGAGCCTAATCATACAGGGCCTTCTAAGCTGTGGATTTAATTCTACGGGTAATGGGAAGCCATTAGAGAGTGCAGGGATGATTTAAAGAAAAGTACTGGATTTTAGACTCAGAGCCTTGAGGATGAAATGAGCACTGACCTGTGCTGAATACAGAATATTTATGGCGCAGAATTCCAAAACTTGGAGAGCAGAAATGCagctcatttgttttattttggtgaaCATAGGCATTTATTTTGGCAACAAGAACTCACGTTAAGGATTTACCTCTTGTTATTTGGAAGCTAAAGTTTGTTTGGGGAGGCAGGAGAAAAGGATCATAAATCAGAAGCCTCGATTACCATCATCAGTCTCTATTTTCCAAGAAAGCAGAGATCTATGAGATTTGAGACACAGAGCAGAAGGTTCCCCTACATGATAACCCTTctcagagagtcagagagagatacAAGAGTCCCTCCTACCTCCGAGGGTAAAGTGGCTGTGGGGAGATGGAGACAGGAGATTCAGTCCACCCTGCCAGCCAAACCTTAACTCTGAGGTGctattttttaactaaaaagaGTCACCAGATCTGGAAGACACTCCTCCAAAACAGGAGGCACTCTGCCCaaggctttgtgtgtgtgtccacatCTGTGTTGAAGGGGTCCAGAATGTGCCACTgggcataaaaattattttgagctgacTACATTTGagaatagactttttcccccCGAAATCCCTTACTTTCCTAAAAGCAGAGCCTCCCAAAATAAATCAGTTGTTATagggcgggccctgtggcttagcggttaagtgggtgtgctccgctgctggcggcccggggttcggatcccgggcgcgcaccgacgcaccgcttgtccagccgtgctgaggcggcgtcccacatacagcaactagaaggatgtgcaactgtgacgtacaactatctactggggctttggggagaaaaagggagggaaaaaaaaagacaatatctttattaaataaataaataaataaataaataaatcagttgTTATAAATCCCATCCCCTAGAGCAACCAGGAAAGATCGACTCTTACTACAGGCAACACCTACGCAAACAGACACTGTCACAAAACTGTTACTGTGTCTCCCATCTGTTCTCCTAAGAGCCCATCTGTCTTTCCTCAAAGTCATTTGTTTTTCCCTAAGtgccctttctcttctcccctcccctatTAAGAAAtcatttggggggccggcccgtggtgtagtggttaagtgcgcccgctccgctgttggcggccgggggttcagatcccgggcgaagCACCGACgctggcttgtcaggccatgctgtggctgcgtcccacataaagtggaggaagatgggcacagatgttagctcagggccagtcttcctcagcacaaagaggaggattggcagatgtcagctcagggctgatcttcctcacaaaaaaaaaaaaagaaatcatttgttTTCCCATAAGTGTtcttctcctttcatttgttttccCATAAGTGTTCTTCTCCTACTAAGATGGTATGTAAGCCCCAAATTCTAATCACCTTCTTGAGTCACTTTTTTGCAAACTCCTGTatgtaattttgtcttttctcttgctaatctgtcttttatcaATTTAATACACAGGACCCCAAAAGCAGGATCTAAGAGAGTAGAAGAAAAGTTTTTCCTCCTCagcagcgtgtgtgtgtgtgtgtgtgtgtgtgtgtgtgtgtgggatctGTGCTTGTGTACTAGGTGGTAGACAGATGGCAGGGAGTGGAGCTGTGCGTGGCACAGTTTCCTGTAGAAGGAAAATGGTTCTAGCTGGGGGGAGGGACTAAAAACAGAAATTAGCCAGATTTCTAGGAAAGAGGACACAGTCAGGAAATACAATCCTAAGTGTGACCTGAAAAATAAACCTCTCACCCTTAAAAAAAGGAACAgggtaggggggccggccccacggtgtagcggttaagtgctcacgctccgctgctggtggcctgggttcgccccaggtgcgcaccgatgcaccacttgtcaggccatgctgtggtggcatcccatataaagtggaagaagatgggcacggatgttagcccagggccagtcttcctcacaaaaaaaaaaggaaggaacagGGAGCTTGAGTActgagatggaggaggaaggggataGCTGACACCTTGGTATGGGCACTGCTCAGACCATAATCCAGATTGGGGCCCTTGAACCAGCTGATCCACTCAGGGGGCCTTACAGAAGCAGAGGCATGCCTATAGGAGAAGGTCAAGTTGATGACGGGAGGACAGTTCCTCTGCAGGAGATGAAGCCGCAGTGAGAACTTCAGAAAGAGTGAGATATATTCTCAGTATCTACCCTTGGGATTCAAGGCCAGGATACAAGCCATAGGAGTTGAGATGGTTTAAAGGATAAAACACACCTCCCTCAGAGAAAAGTCTGGGGAAATTACCCAGATACTTCAACTAAATAATGTCTTTAGTCTTTCCACCAACATGCCACCctcaagatagatagatagatagatagatagatagatagatagatagatagatagatattttttttttttggtgagga
Proteins encoded:
- the APOBEC1 gene encoding C->U-editing enzyme APOBEC-1, which produces MASDKGPSTADATLSRRIEPWEFEAFFNPGELRKEACLLYEIKWGRSHKTWRYSGKNTTKHVEINFIEKFTSERHFSPPISCSITWFLSWSPCWECTQAIREFLSQHPTVTLVIYVARLFHHMDQQNRQGLRDLINSGVTIQIMRLSEYEHCWRNFVNYPPGEEGHWPRYPLLWMKLYALELHCIILSLPPCLTISRRCQNQLTFFRLTPQNCHYQMIPPHILLATELVQHSVTWR